In Vibrio pelagius, a single window of DNA contains:
- a CDS encoding NADPH-dependent FMN reductase has product MKITIVSGSQRGQSQSLNVANYLQKLASSYFDDTTVLDLHQLNLPFWNEGVWQGSEEWDCWKPIAQTLKQSDAFIFITPEWHGMATPALKNFLMLTSDDELAHKAALLVSVSASINGVYPISELRLTGNKNNHVCFLPDHLIFRNCENTLTADHECTDQQLHERSQYTMELLAAYANALAPIHRDMVNAGKAFRYGM; this is encoded by the coding sequence ATGAAAATTACCATCGTATCCGGAAGTCAGAGAGGACAATCTCAAAGCTTAAATGTCGCTAATTATTTGCAAAAGTTAGCTTCGTCCTACTTTGATGACACAACCGTTCTTGACTTACACCAACTCAATTTACCGTTCTGGAATGAGGGCGTGTGGCAAGGCAGTGAAGAATGGGACTGCTGGAAACCCATCGCTCAAACCCTCAAGCAATCAGACGCATTCATCTTTATCACACCTGAATGGCATGGAATGGCAACACCAGCACTCAAAAACTTTTTGATGCTGACCTCTGATGATGAACTTGCTCACAAAGCCGCGTTGTTAGTGAGCGTGTCTGCCAGCATAAATGGTGTTTACCCGATAAGTGAACTCCGATTGACGGGCAACAAAAATAACCACGTATGCTTTTTGCCTGACCATTTGATATTTAGAAATTGTGAAAACACCCTAACTGCTGATCATGAATGTACAGATCAGCAGCTCCACGAGCGTAGTCAATACACCATGGAGCTACTTGCCGCTTACGCCAATGCATTGGCCCCTATTCATCGTGATATGGTCAACGCAGGTAAAGCATTCCGTTATGGGATGTAA
- a CDS encoding DUF1501 domain-containing protein — MISRRQLLAAMASTPIVSMMGTSSAYALPNNDYKALVCVFLFGGNDGFNMLVPNDNAHYDEYANARPDIAIPQASLLPLSLNTGSSLSLSLHPSMGEAQSLFDSGKMVAIANSGVLIEPATKTGLKDGTHAMPPFLFSHNSQQAEWQRGWSGSNTTLGWAGRLMDVLSSESDAISPTFSLNGYAQLLNGSDYTANLINASSLPRVNAISNTQRRKSFDRVMSLSPHTAFGREFDRVKNDSVSIRDTLANAISSIPEEDHFPDFSLSKQLHTVARLIKSSDQLGHQRQVYFVGFGGFDTHANQLNDHAELMSALSQSLAAFNQSMEAAGLGDKVTTMTMSDFGRRLASNGTGTDHGWASNHLIMGGALNGGQLYGQWPSLILDGENDFNKGRMIPTTSVEQIGATIAKWMGVNTDSAMDYVFPNLTNFSVKDLGFLK; from the coding sequence ATGATTTCACGTCGTCAATTATTAGCGGCTATGGCCTCAACACCCATTGTTTCCATGATGGGCACCAGCTCCGCTTATGCGTTGCCAAATAATGATTATAAGGCTCTGGTTTGTGTCTTTTTATTTGGTGGCAATGATGGTTTCAATATGTTGGTGCCTAATGATAACGCACACTACGATGAATACGCGAATGCTCGCCCAGACATTGCCATCCCACAAGCATCACTGCTTCCTTTATCATTAAACACTGGGTCAAGTTTATCGTTGAGTTTGCATCCTTCTATGGGTGAGGCTCAAAGTCTATTCGATAGCGGGAAAATGGTCGCTATTGCTAATAGCGGTGTACTCATTGAACCTGCGACTAAGACGGGATTGAAAGATGGTACACATGCCATGCCACCTTTCTTGTTTTCTCATAATTCCCAGCAAGCGGAATGGCAACGCGGTTGGTCTGGTAGTAATACGACGCTAGGTTGGGCAGGGCGACTAATGGATGTATTGAGCAGTGAATCAGATGCCATTAGCCCAACTTTCAGTCTTAACGGGTATGCTCAACTTTTGAACGGCAGTGACTATACGGCTAATCTGATCAATGCCTCTTCGCTACCTAGAGTAAATGCGATTAGCAATACTCAGCGTCGAAAAAGTTTCGATCGTGTTATGAGTTTATCGCCACACACCGCGTTCGGACGAGAGTTTGACCGGGTGAAAAACGACTCGGTTTCAATAAGAGATACACTCGCAAATGCGATCAGTTCGATACCCGAAGAAGACCACTTTCCCGATTTCTCGTTGAGTAAGCAGCTACACACGGTTGCTCGACTGATTAAATCGAGCGATCAACTGGGTCACCAAAGGCAAGTTTACTTTGTCGGTTTTGGTGGTTTTGATACCCACGCCAACCAATTGAACGACCATGCAGAACTGATGAGCGCCCTGAGCCAGTCACTTGCAGCATTTAATCAATCCATGGAGGCCGCTGGTTTAGGTGACAAGGTGACCACAATGACCATGTCCGATTTTGGTCGCCGTCTGGCAAGTAATGGCACCGGTACTGATCACGGCTGGGCGAGTAATCACCTTATCATGGGTGGCGCTCTGAACGGTGGGCAATTGTACGGGCAATGGCCATCTCTGATCCTTGATGGAGAGAATGACTTCAACAAAGGGCGTATGATTCCAACGACATCCGTTGAGCAAATCGGTGCGACGATCGCGAAGTGGATGGGAGTGAATACAGACAGCGCGATGGACTACGTTTTTCCGAACCTGACGAATTTTTCGGTGAAAGACTTAGGCTTTTTGAAATAA